A section of the Candidatus Thioglobus autotrophicus genome encodes:
- a CDS encoding DUF4395 domain-containing protein, whose product MIKFGEKVAGYDELMFNEREVRAAAGIVFLLAFMAFMNGFLTGNNEPTKLIVLVFLFDFFIRIFLSPKYAPSMVIGRWMVNNQKPEYTDAAPKRWAWGIGFSLAAIMFYLVVVNDIRGPINILTCALCLSLLFFEAVFGICAGCKIYNFFHKEKVKHCPGEVCDLSRGRDKIQILNLVQKTIFTLSILALLYLAFGGIIEFLIFGE is encoded by the coding sequence ATGATTAAATTTGGTGAAAAAGTAGCTGGTTATGACGAGCTTATGTTTAATGAACGTGAGGTAAGGGCGGCAGCTGGCATTGTCTTTTTGCTTGCTTTTATGGCGTTTATGAACGGTTTTTTAACCGGTAATAATGAGCCGACTAAGCTGATAGTATTGGTATTTTTGTTTGATTTTTTTATACGTATTTTTTTAAGTCCAAAATACGCGCCGTCGATGGTTATTGGGCGTTGGATGGTGAATAACCAAAAACCAGAATACACAGACGCCGCACCCAAAAGATGGGCCTGGGGTATTGGCTTTAGCTTGGCAGCCATTATGTTTTATTTGGTGGTTGTTAATGATATTCGTGGTCCAATTAACATCCTAACGTGTGCTTTATGTTTGAGTTTATTATTTTTTGAGGCGGTATTTGGTATTTGTGCAGGCTGTAAAATTTACAACTTCTTTCATAAGGAAAAGGTTAAGCATTGCCCTGGAGAGGTTTGCGATTTGAGCAGAGGTAGAGATAAAATCCAAATCCTAAATTTAGTGCAAAAAACTATATTTACTTTGTCCATATTAGCACTACTCTACTTGGCATTTGGTGGCATAATAGAATTTCTAATTTTTGGGGAATGA
- a CDS encoding MBL fold metallo-hydrolase, whose amino-acid sequence MKKSILLFSLLIISVASYASLEVKKVADNVYALVGETTQRSASNFGNNSTHGVIITNEGVVVIDSGASYLGAQEIHQAVQALTNKPIKIVINTGGQDHRWLGNDYFQKLGARIVASKKTQNDQKVRADYHLTRLGSLIGESLDGTNPVFADEVFDTQKNIEIGGIKLELYHAGAAHTVGDIFIYMPSQSVMFAGDIVFNDRMLGIGPAKNTQSWIDVFEKMASFQPKHIVPGHGRVSDLSTATKNTQQYLKFLKDKIINILENDGDMLEASKIDQSDFHFLSGYQDIAGKNAQWVFEQMEFDY is encoded by the coding sequence ATGAAAAAATCGATTTTACTTTTTAGTTTGTTAATTATCTCAGTGGCGTCATACGCTTCACTTGAAGTGAAAAAAGTGGCTGACAATGTTTATGCTTTAGTGGGTGAAACTACACAGCGCTCAGCGAGTAATTTTGGCAATAATTCAACGCACGGCGTTATTATTACCAATGAAGGTGTTGTAGTGATTGATTCAGGTGCGAGCTATTTGGGCGCCCAAGAGATTCATCAGGCTGTTCAGGCGTTAACAAACAAACCCATAAAAATTGTGATCAATACTGGCGGACAAGATCATCGCTGGTTGGGTAATGATTATTTCCAAAAATTAGGCGCTAGAATTGTTGCTTCGAAGAAAACTCAAAATGATCAAAAAGTCAGAGCTGATTATCACCTAACAAGATTGGGCAGTTTGATTGGTGAGAGCCTAGACGGCACTAATCCTGTGTTTGCAGATGAAGTGTTTGATACACAGAAAAACATTGAAATTGGCGGCATTAAATTAGAGCTTTATCATGCTGGCGCTGCACATACGGTGGGCGATATCTTTATTTATATGCCTAGTCAAAGTGTGATGTTTGCTGGTGATATTGTTTTTAACGATAGAATGCTCGGCATCGGCCCTGCTAAAAATACACAAAGCTGGATTGATGTTTTTGAAAAAATGGCGAGCTTTCAGCCTAAGCATATTGTTCCTGGTCATGGCCGGGTGTCTGATTTATCGACAGCGACAAAAAATACACAACAATATCTTAAATTTTTAAAAGATAAAATTATCAATATTTTAGAAAATGATGGTGACATGCTTGAAGCAAGTAAGATTGATCAAAGTGATTTCCATTTTTTATCAGGCTATCAAGACATTGCCGGCAAGAATGCCCAATGGGTATTTGAGCAAATGGAATTTGACTATTAA
- a CDS encoding histidine triad nucleotide-binding protein, which produces MSDCLFCKIIAGEIPSNKIFEDEDVYAFHDIGAQAPHHFLVIPKQHIATINEADDAALIGKLTLTASKIAKEMGFAEEGYRVVMNCNEDGGQTVYHIHLHCLGGRALTWPPG; this is translated from the coding sequence ATGTCTGATTGTTTATTTTGTAAAATTATCGCTGGTGAAATTCCGTCGAATAAAATCTTTGAAGATGAAGATGTTTATGCATTTCATGATATTGGTGCGCAGGCGCCACATCATTTTTTAGTAATTCCCAAACAACACATTGCCACGATTAATGAAGCTGACGATGCTGCTTTAATCGGTAAGTTGACACTAACAGCTAGCAAAATTGCGAAAGAGATGGGTTTCGCAGAAGAAGGCTATCGTGTGGTGATGAACTGTAATGAAGATGGCGGGCAAACGGTTTATCATATCCATCTTCATTGTTTGGGTGGGCGGGCGCTTACTTGGCCACCGGGATAA
- a CDS encoding TlpA disulfide reductase family protein, which yields MKWLILTILFLSSIVIADDKIEIELSSGEVILADTFKADGDTLYLYLPSERGFGKGHIPTAQQLAFDGNDVWALDLHTSYMVPKNRSSINEFSIDDLVELISLTQDQGFKQLFFVSSGRGAQLALKAAYQWQIKHPDDAYLKGHIFHSPHLIKGAPALGTEAEYVNVAKVSNLPIYMILTQYSTKYFRAKEILNTLKLGGSSVFVHRLKGVRGGFYMRNEEDLTKLDLKVKADLANIYIQAANLLSTVTPLSPKTLSKRKSTKSSLNFSEPMLKTYKGKQNIVLQLKDLNGNIVKLSDYKDKVILLNFWASWCKPCIKEIPSLVRLGDKLKQQDFEIITVNVGESAREISDFKKRVKFDLSILLDDEGKAVQDWGVYAYPSNFILDKNAIIRYTYRGALEWDSPAIIKTIEKLF from the coding sequence ATGAAGTGGCTTATACTCACAATCTTGTTTTTATCATCCATCGTTATCGCTGATGACAAAATAGAAATCGAGCTTAGCTCTGGCGAAGTAATCCTAGCAGATACTTTTAAAGCCGATGGCGACACCTTGTATCTATACCTTCCATCTGAGCGTGGTTTTGGCAAAGGCCACATTCCAACAGCGCAACAGCTGGCTTTTGATGGGAACGACGTTTGGGCACTTGATTTACACACAAGCTACATGGTGCCAAAGAATCGCAGCAGTATCAACGAATTCAGTATAGATGATCTCGTAGAGTTGATCAGCCTCACGCAAGACCAAGGCTTTAAACAATTATTCTTTGTTAGCTCAGGTAGAGGCGCCCAGCTCGCCCTCAAAGCTGCGTATCAGTGGCAAATTAAACATCCTGATGATGCTTACCTAAAAGGCCATATTTTCCATTCTCCGCATCTAATCAAAGGCGCACCTGCATTAGGTACCGAGGCAGAATATGTGAATGTTGCTAAAGTCAGTAATTTACCCATTTATATGATCTTAACTCAGTACAGCACTAAATATTTCCGTGCTAAAGAAATCTTGAATACCCTAAAATTGGGCGGCAGTTCAGTATTTGTGCACCGATTAAAAGGCGTTCGTGGTGGGTTTTATATGCGCAATGAGGAAGATCTGACCAAACTAGATCTAAAAGTAAAAGCAGATTTAGCCAACATCTACATCCAAGCAGCTAATTTACTCTCAACTGTTACTCCACTTTCGCCAAAAACACTATCAAAACGCAAATCCACTAAATCCAGCCTTAACTTTAGCGAGCCAATGCTCAAGACTTATAAAGGTAAGCAAAACATTGTATTGCAACTAAAAGATTTAAATGGCAATATAGTCAAGCTAAGTGATTATAAAGATAAAGTCATTTTGCTCAATTTTTGGGCAAGCTGGTGTAAACCTTGTATTAAAGAAATCCCTTCTTTAGTTAGGCTCGGTGACAAACTAAAACAACAAGATTTTGAAATAATTACAGTCAATGTGGGCGAGTCAGCTCGCGAAATTAGCGACTTTAAAAAACGCGTAAAATTTGATCTATCCATCCTACTAGACGATGAAGGCAAAGCCGTCCAAGATTGGGGTGTGTATGCCTATCCGTCAAACTTTATACTGGATAAAAATGCCATCATTCGCTACACTTATCGCGGTGCACTAGAATGGGATTCTCCTGCGATTATTAAAACCATTGAAAAACTCTTTTGA
- a CDS encoding NAD(P)/FAD-dependent oxidoreductase — translation MKQYDVIIVGAGAAGLMCAAQASQRGRKVLVLDKAIKAGKKILISGGGKCNFTNLYIEPEAYISNNTHFCKSALSRYTQWDFIALLESHHLRWTEKTLGQLFCDQKSGAVLRMLLDECQQVDMMLACDISQVAFESDYVVQTNQGDFQTQALVIATGGPSIPKMGASDFGLQIAKQFGLKFVGFKPALVPLTFHQHDINSYFKDLSGLSLDAVVACNGASFREALLITHRGLSGPAILQISSYWNKGDAIEINLLPDLDASEYLLNKQQSRGKAELKTILAEFFPKRLAERLANTLSAKALADITLGEIKQHDLKAFGYRLNHWLLVPSGTEGLRTAEVCTGGVNTDELSSKTLESNKQSGLYFIGETVDVTGWLGGYNFQWAWSSGWAAGQVV, via the coding sequence TTGAAACAATACGACGTGATTATTGTTGGTGCTGGTGCTGCAGGATTGATGTGCGCTGCTCAAGCGTCTCAACGTGGGCGTAAAGTTCTCGTGCTTGATAAGGCTATTAAAGCCGGCAAAAAAATTCTTATTTCTGGTGGTGGAAAATGTAATTTTACCAATCTCTATATTGAGCCCGAAGCCTACATTTCAAACAACACTCATTTTTGTAAATCCGCTTTATCGCGCTATACCCAATGGGATTTTATCGCTCTATTGGAAAGCCATCATTTGCGTTGGACAGAAAAAACCTTGGGGCAATTATTTTGCGATCAAAAATCGGGTGCCGTGCTTAGAATGTTGCTAGATGAGTGTCAGCAGGTTGATATGATGTTGGCATGCGATATCAGCCAAGTTGCGTTTGAATCAGACTATGTTGTGCAAACAAACCAAGGTGATTTTCAAACGCAAGCACTCGTCATTGCCACGGGCGGCCCTAGTATTCCAAAAATGGGTGCCAGTGATTTTGGCCTGCAAATTGCCAAACAATTTGGGCTTAAGTTCGTCGGCTTTAAGCCGGCCTTGGTGCCACTCACTTTTCATCAACATGATATTAATAGCTATTTTAAAGACCTTTCTGGTCTTTCACTAGATGCAGTGGTTGCTTGTAATGGTGCTAGCTTTAGAGAGGCGTTGCTGATTACTCATCGAGGCTTAAGTGGTCCCGCTATTTTACAAATATCTTCTTACTGGAATAAGGGCGATGCTATTGAGATTAACCTTTTGCCTGATTTAGATGCGAGTGAATATTTGCTAAATAAACAACAGTCACGTGGCAAGGCGGAGCTTAAAACCATTCTGGCTGAATTTTTTCCAAAGCGCTTGGCTGAGCGCTTGGCCAATACTTTGAGTGCAAAAGCATTGGCCGATATCACCCTGGGTGAAATTAAACAGCACGATCTAAAAGCATTTGGTTATCGTTTAAATCACTGGCTGTTAGTGCCTAGTGGCACTGAAGGATTACGCACAGCTGAGGTGTGTACGGGTGGTGTGAATACCGATGAACTGTCTTCTAAAACGCTAGAATCAAACAAGCAGTCAGGGTTGTATTTTATTGGCGAAACGGTTGACGTAACTGGTTGGCTTGGGGGTTATAATTTCCAATGGGCCTGGTCGTCTGGCTGGGCAGCAGGGCAAGTAGTCTAA
- a CDS encoding MBL fold metallo-hydrolase, protein MSLIFRPLFEKESSTYTYLLADSKTKEAVIIDAVSETKQRDIGLIEELGLTLKYIIETHIHADHITSSCPLKDQFKQAQIVLGDASPVACADILIKDGEYLEFGEFKIKAMTTPGHTSGCMSYAINDKVFTGDALLIRSCGRCDFQGGSAENLYNSIQYLFTLPEATLVYPAHDYGGRTVSSIWEEKAFNEMIGGGVDQAEFVRRVDAMKLSLPAKIHVAVPSNQVCGSKIITD, encoded by the coding sequence ATGAGTTTAATTTTCCGCCCTTTATTTGAAAAAGAAAGTTCAACATATACGTATTTATTAGCTGATTCTAAAACCAAAGAAGCAGTTATTATTGACGCCGTTAGCGAAACCAAGCAGCGAGATATTGGCCTGATTGAAGAGCTTGGACTAACGCTTAAATACATTATTGAAACGCATATCCATGCAGACCATATTACCAGCTCATGCCCACTAAAAGATCAGTTCAAACAAGCACAAATTGTTCTGGGTGATGCCAGTCCTGTGGCTTGCGCAGATATCTTAATTAAGGATGGTGAGTATTTAGAATTTGGCGAATTTAAAATTAAAGCCATGACTACCCCAGGCCACACCAGTGGCTGTATGTCTTACGCTATTAACGATAAAGTGTTCACCGGAGATGCATTGTTAATCAGAAGCTGCGGGCGTTGTGATTTCCAAGGTGGCTCTGCTGAAAACCTATATAACTCCATCCAATATTTATTCACTTTGCCAGAAGCAACCCTGGTTTACCCAGCGCATGATTATGGTGGGCGAACAGTTAGCTCAATTTGGGAAGAAAAAGCCTTTAATGAAATGATTGGCGGCGGCGTTGATCAAGCCGAGTTTGTTCGTCGTGTTGACGCAATGAAGCTATCACTTCCAGCAAAAATTCATGTCGCCGTGCCTTCAAACCAAGTGTGCGGATCAAAGATCATCACCGATTAG
- a CDS encoding malonic semialdehyde reductase, which produces MLDQNALDTLFINARSHNGWLDSDVSNEQINQIYELMKYGPTAANNSPARITFVKSAAAKQKLKAHLDEGNVDKAMAAPVIAIISYDIEFYEKLPFLFPHADARSWYAGNDAKIKSAGEMNATLQGAYFMMAARSVGLDCGPMGGFNSDTLDKEFFADGKTKSIFLCAIGQGDSSKIFPRSPRLSFDEACNIL; this is translated from the coding sequence ATGCTAGACCAGAATGCACTAGACACTTTATTTATTAATGCCAGAAGTCACAATGGCTGGTTAGACTCAGATGTATCTAATGAGCAAATTAACCAAATCTATGAGTTAATGAAATATGGCCCAACAGCCGCTAACAACTCACCTGCTCGTATTACCTTTGTTAAATCAGCCGCAGCCAAACAAAAGCTTAAAGCTCATCTTGATGAAGGCAATGTAGATAAAGCCATGGCCGCACCTGTTATCGCTATTATTAGCTATGATATTGAATTTTATGAAAAATTACCCTTCTTATTCCCTCACGCTGATGCTCGTAGCTGGTACGCTGGCAATGATGCAAAGATCAAATCTGCCGGTGAAATGAATGCTACCTTACAAGGTGCATATTTTATGATGGCTGCTCGCTCAGTTGGTCTTGATTGTGGCCCTATGGGTGGCTTTAATAGCGACACTCTGGATAAAGAATTCTTTGCAGATGGCAAAACAAAATCAATATTTTTATGCGCCATTGGACAGGGGGACAGTAGCAAGATTTTCCCAAGAAGTCCGCGCTTAAGCTTTGACGAGGCCTGCAATATCCTTTAA
- the gcvP gene encoding aminomethyl-transferring glycine dehydrogenase, which yields MSNEFLDRHIGPSAEDITSMLNSINCKTVDEVVVKTVPESILFGNRMDVDEGLTERDSLELATKLAGENILATNFIGQGYYGTLMPSVIQRNILENPGWYTAYTPYQAEISQGRLEMLLNFQQMIIDLTGMDISNASLLDEPTACAEAMMMAKRANRKNKSNRFLIDSNTNAQTITILQTRAKPLGIELVIEEIQNNDFSDCFAALMQSPGTNGEVRDLSSDIAKAKDNGVLTIVACDVLALTLIKTPAEMGADIAVGNSQRFGVPMGFGGPHAAYLATRDEFKRMVPGRLIGVSQDVLGNPAMRMSLQTREQHIRRDKATSNICTAQVLLAVLAAAYGIYHGAAGLKKIASKVHTKAASLAASLKAAGFELATEQFFDTITINTDAASALFAQAQQAGINLRLLNDTQLSIAIDEATTKAELLNLLGVFSVSELIDSEGILSENMMRQTEYLTHSVFSDYHSETEMMRYLKRLENKDIALNHSMIALGSCTMKLNAATQMYPISLPGFSKLHPYAPTEQTKGYQQLFKDLEHSLCEVTGYDAVSLQPNAGSQGEFAGLLAIHAYHDSRGDAHRNICLIPSSAHGTNPASAIMAGMKVVIVKCDEAGNIDINDLKAKVEKHADNLSAIMVTYPSTHGVFEVEIKQICDIIHTNGGQVYLDGANLNAMVGVTRMGEFGADVSHINLHKTFAIPHGGGGPGMGPIGVKAHLAEFLPGDPLEKDSNAVSAAMYGSASILPISWSYIKLLGKYGMQRSTEVAIVSANYIADALAQSFPILYRGDQGMVAHECIIDIRPLKEQSGISEEDIAKRLMDYGFHSPTMSFPVAGTLMIEPTESESKREMDRFITAMTSIHDEIQKVIDGRWDKDNNPLKNAPHTAYEMSGEWTYPYTRQEALYPVESLVANKYFPPVKRIDNVYGDRNLFCSCITTEDFA from the coding sequence ATGAGCAATGAATTTTTAGACAGACATATCGGCCCAAGCGCTGAAGACATCACTTCTATGTTAAATAGCATCAACTGTAAAACAGTCGATGAAGTTGTTGTTAAAACCGTGCCAGAGTCAATTTTATTTGGCAATCGTATGGATGTGGATGAAGGTCTAACCGAGCGCGATAGTTTAGAGCTAGCAACCAAGCTTGCTGGTGAGAATATATTAGCCACGAATTTTATTGGTCAAGGTTATTACGGCACACTTATGCCTAGCGTTATTCAGCGCAATATTTTAGAAAATCCGGGTTGGTATACGGCTTATACGCCGTACCAAGCGGAGATTTCACAAGGGCGTTTGGAAATGCTATTAAATTTCCAGCAAATGATTATCGATCTAACGGGTATGGATATTTCTAATGCTTCCCTACTCGATGAGCCAACCGCTTGTGCGGAAGCGATGATGATGGCTAAGCGCGCTAATCGTAAAAATAAATCCAATCGATTTTTGATTGATAGCAATACCAATGCTCAGACGATTACTATTTTACAAACTCGTGCTAAGCCACTTGGGATTGAGTTGGTTATTGAAGAGATTCAAAATAATGATTTTAGTGACTGTTTTGCCGCGCTTATGCAATCTCCTGGTACCAATGGTGAAGTGCGTGATCTGAGTTCTGATATCGCTAAGGCTAAAGATAATGGCGTATTAACGATTGTGGCTTGTGATGTATTGGCGTTGACACTCATTAAAACTCCTGCTGAAATGGGTGCTGATATTGCCGTGGGTAATTCGCAGCGTTTTGGTGTGCCAATGGGCTTTGGTGGTCCGCATGCCGCTTATTTGGCCACGCGTGATGAATTTAAACGTATGGTACCTGGACGTCTTATTGGTGTATCGCAAGATGTATTAGGCAACCCAGCAATGCGCATGTCGTTACAAACCCGTGAGCAACATATTCGTCGTGATAAAGCTACTAGTAATATTTGTACAGCGCAAGTTTTATTGGCTGTGCTTGCAGCAGCTTATGGTATTTATCATGGTGCAGCGGGGCTTAAGAAAATTGCTAGCAAAGTGCACACAAAGGCAGCTAGCCTTGCGGCGAGCTTAAAGGCGGCTGGGTTCGAGCTGGCGACTGAGCAATTTTTTGACACGATTACGATCAATACAGATGCAGCGTCAGCATTATTTGCACAAGCACAACAAGCGGGTATTAATCTGCGCTTGTTAAATGATACGCAATTGAGTATTGCCATAGATGAGGCAACTACTAAGGCTGAATTGTTAAACCTTTTAGGTGTTTTTTCGGTGAGTGAATTGATTGATTCAGAAGGTATTTTGTCTGAAAATATGATGCGTCAAACAGAGTATTTAACGCATTCAGTGTTTAGCGACTATCATAGTGAAACTGAAATGATGCGTTACTTAAAGCGTCTGGAAAACAAAGATATTGCGCTCAATCACTCAATGATTGCACTGGGTTCTTGTACGATGAAGCTTAATGCAGCGACACAAATGTATCCGATTAGCTTGCCAGGTTTTTCAAAACTCCATCCTTATGCACCAACTGAGCAAACTAAGGGTTATCAGCAGTTATTTAAAGATTTGGAGCATTCTTTGTGTGAAGTAACCGGTTATGACGCGGTATCTTTACAACCCAATGCTGGTTCACAAGGGGAGTTTGCGGGTTTATTGGCGATTCATGCTTATCATGATTCTCGTGGCGATGCACATCGTAATATTTGCCTTATTCCTTCTTCCGCACACGGCACCAATCCGGCTAGCGCCATTATGGCTGGTATGAAGGTGGTGATTGTTAAATGCGATGAAGCGGGCAATATTGATATTAATGATTTAAAAGCCAAAGTGGAAAAACATGCTGATAATCTTTCAGCTATTATGGTGACTTATCCATCAACCCATGGTGTGTTTGAAGTAGAGATTAAACAAATTTGCGATATTATTCACACAAATGGTGGTCAAGTTTATTTAGATGGCGCCAATCTGAATGCGATGGTGGGTGTTACGCGTATGGGTGAATTTGGTGCGGACGTCTCACATATCAACTTGCACAAAACCTTTGCCATTCCACATGGCGGTGGTGGCCCAGGTATGGGTCCGATTGGTGTTAAGGCGCATTTGGCTGAGTTTTTGCCAGGTGATCCACTAGAAAAAGACTCAAATGCAGTATCGGCAGCAATGTACGGTTCTGCTTCAATTTTGCCAATTTCTTGGAGTTATATCAAGCTCTTGGGTAAATACGGCATGCAACGCTCAACCGAAGTAGCGATTGTTAGTGCCAATTATATTGCAGATGCCTTGGCACAGAGTTTCCCGATTTTGTATCGTGGCGATCAAGGCATGGTGGCGCATGAGTGTATTATTGATATTCGCCCATTAAAAGAGCAAAGTGGCATTTCTGAAGAAGACATTGCTAAGCGTTTAATGGATTATGGGTTTCATTCTCCAACCATGAGCTTTCCAGTGGCAGGCACGCTAATGATTGAGCCAACAGAAAGTGAATCAAAGCGTGAGATGGATCGCTTTATTACAGCGATGACAAGCATTCACGATGAAATTCAAAAGGTAATTGATGGTCGTTGGGATAAAGACAACAACCCCCTTAAAAATGCGCCACATACAGCGTATGAGATGAGTGGTGAATGGACTTACCCGTACACAAGACAAGAGGCTTTGTATCCAGTTGAATCATTGGTGGCGAATAAATACTTCCCACCCGTTAAGCGTATCGATAACGTCTACGGTGATCGAAACCTTTTTTGCTCGTGTATTACCACTGAAGACTTTGCATAA
- a CDS encoding acetolactate decarboxylase: MNKSILLLLSLLISGIAAAEAVEVKSYGHYKKMIHMKNTDGVVGLKMAIPKHNSYAVGAIQDGAGEITVLNGKIYLDYGKDGMGNSIHTIPPHEKAVLLATSSVDKWQSTKIKKPLAKEDLFKAILSKAKEMGLDVKKPFPFLLEGRFKDLQIHVINGKNPKFGGHGSKEKMFHMTKETRGHQAATIVGFYSADDQGTYTHPGESWHLHAIIDDIGAHVDEIHSGMNVVLKLPMVKIHDKRYSLGLDEAEKAEFLAEMRQMLTSIQQIMTGIATKDKDMIIKAASYSGNRMARATPQSVKDKTPVSFERIGGPTHMMFEELIINVEEMDLDDVDDITDLAEFTGKLMRNCLACHAAFKVE, from the coding sequence ATGAACAAATCTATTTTATTGTTATTATCATTGCTTATAAGTGGCATTGCCGCCGCTGAAGCAGTTGAAGTAAAAAGCTATGGTCATTATAAAAAAATGATCCATATGAAAAACACCGATGGTGTGGTTGGTTTAAAAATGGCCATTCCAAAACACAACTCATACGCAGTTGGCGCTATACAAGACGGCGCTGGTGAAATTACGGTTTTAAATGGTAAGATTTATCTTGATTACGGTAAAGATGGTATGGGTAATTCAATCCATACCATTCCGCCTCATGAAAAAGCAGTATTGCTAGCAACCAGTAGTGTGGATAAATGGCAAAGCACTAAGATTAAAAAACCCTTAGCAAAAGAAGATTTGTTTAAAGCCATTCTTTCAAAAGCAAAAGAGATGGGTTTAGACGTTAAAAAGCCATTTCCATTTTTGCTAGAAGGTAGGTTTAAAGATTTACAGATTCATGTGATTAATGGAAAAAATCCAAAGTTTGGAGGTCATGGCAGTAAGGAAAAAATGTTCCACATGACAAAAGAAACAAGGGGCCATCAAGCGGCAACTATTGTAGGTTTTTACTCAGCAGATGATCAAGGTACTTATACGCACCCTGGCGAGTCTTGGCATCTACATGCAATCATTGATGATATTGGCGCTCACGTTGATGAAATACACTCAGGCATGAATGTAGTGTTAAAACTTCCTATGGTAAAAATCCATGATAAGCGCTATAGTTTAGGCCTTGATGAAGCAGAAAAAGCTGAGTTTCTTGCTGAAATGAGACAGATGTTAACCAGCATTCAGCAAATTATGACAGGTATTGCTACAAAAGATAAAGACATGATTATCAAGGCGGCGAGCTATTCTGGTAATAGAATGGCAAGAGCAACGCCACAATCGGTTAAAGACAAAACCCCGGTATCTTTTGAGCGTATTGGTGGCCCAACTCACATGATGTTTGAAGAACTAATTATTAACGTAGAAGAAATGGATTTAGATGATGTGGATGATATTACAGACTTGGCAGAATTTACAGGAAAATTAATGAGAAACTGTCTAGCGTGTCATGCTGCGTTCAAAGTGGAATAA
- a CDS encoding NAD(P)/FAD-dependent oxidoreductase, with protein sequence MSKITIIGSGFAGLTAVKTLRKQDKTAEITLISPRAELVYMPSLIWVPSGAASKKDIVIPLDNFFKRMNVVHIVSEVTGLENQGRSVVTPIGTYENDALIIASGGRFIKKLPGIEFAITPCEGIKAAEDIRDRVKSMDGGDIAIGFSGNPKEPSAMRGGPMFEFLFGLDTQLRAEGRRDKFNLTFFTPAAKPGARLGEKAVDGILSEMKKRNITTHLGHKIKQFTAEKVVTEGGEFAADFILFMPGMTGNTWFDNTDLTRSEGGLLKANQFCEVEGFDNVFVAGDSGSFPGPEWMPKQAHMADLQAAAAAKNALDNLDDKASSHTFKIELMCIVDSNNKGMYVSRNLKGGLMLPNCRLMHIAKKVFGWWYLRQYR encoded by the coding sequence ATGAGTAAAATTACTATTATCGGTTCAGGATTTGCCGGGCTTACCGCTGTTAAAACCCTTCGAAAGCAAGATAAAACGGCTGAAATAACGCTGATTTCCCCTAGAGCAGAGTTGGTTTATATGCCAAGCCTTATTTGGGTGCCATCGGGCGCTGCGAGTAAAAAAGACATTGTGATTCCACTTGATAATTTTTTTAAACGTATGAATGTGGTGCATATCGTTAGCGAAGTAACTGGACTAGAAAACCAAGGTAGATCAGTGGTTACTCCGATTGGAACCTATGAAAACGATGCACTTATTATTGCCTCAGGTGGACGATTTATTAAGAAACTACCTGGTATTGAATTTGCTATTACGCCGTGTGAAGGTATAAAAGCTGCAGAAGACATTCGCGATCGCGTTAAATCAATGGATGGTGGTGATATTGCTATTGGATTTAGTGGCAACCCTAAAGAACCTAGTGCAATGCGTGGCGGCCCTATGTTTGAATTTTTGTTTGGATTGGATACTCAGCTTCGCGCTGAAGGCAGACGTGATAAATTTAACCTAACCTTTTTTACCCCAGCCGCCAAACCAGGCGCTCGCTTGGGTGAAAAGGCGGTTGACGGTATATTATCAGAGATGAAAAAACGCAATATTACGACCCATCTTGGCCATAAAATAAAGCAGTTTACGGCTGAAAAGGTTGTGACTGAAGGTGGCGAGTTTGCTGCTGATTTTATTTTATTTATGCCAGGCATGACGGGTAATACATGGTTTGATAATACTGACCTTACACGCAGTGAAGGTGGGCTATTAAAAGCTAATCAATTTTGTGAAGTTGAAGGCTTTGATAATGTATTTGTTGCGGGTGACTCAGGCTCTTTCCCAGGTCCTGAATGGATGCCAAAACAAGCTCATATGGCTGATCTTCAAGCGGCAGCCGCTGCAAAAAATGCACTGGATAATTTAGACGATAAAGCTTCTAGTCATACTTTTAAAATTGAGCTAATGTGTATTGTTGATTCGAATAATAAAGGTATGTATGTTTCTCGAAATTTAAAAGGCGGCTTGATGTTGCCAAATTGCAGACTCATGCATATTGCTAAAAAAGTATTTGGCTGGTGGTATTTGCGCCAGTACCGCTAG